From the bacterium genome, the window TGGAATGCTCTGGGGCGTGGCCCCAGATCGTGATGAGTCGAAAATAATTATTGCTAGCCTTTACGACGCATGCTCGACCCTCTGCAAAACGCACCTCCCAGAGTATCGGAGATGGTGGATAGGATCACCAGAGGCAGACAAAGTCAAAAGCGGTTTAGCAATCGGAGCAAATCTTACAACTGTCGTAGAAGGGAAAGGTAACAGCAATGATAAGACGTGAAAACATCGATAACTCATTTGCGGAATGGATGGATAAGCTAGAGCTCGCCCTTGCGTCAAAAGACGGCAAGGCTCTTTGTGAAGCGACGAGGATGGTATGGAGCATCGGTTCGATCAAACAAGCTTACTTCCCAGGCTCGATTCCTGCGGAAGTCGGGAAGCTCGTCCTAACCAAGTTCCAGCTTGCGTTAGCGTGCATCAACGACCGCCTCGATGAAGACCCGCACCCAGATGGAGATAGATTCTATCTCTTGTACCGCGAGAACGTTTCGGAGCGTTTGGCTAATTTAGAGGATCTCATCCCGCAATGGTGCCCTGTCGAACTTGCTGCCGCGGAGCCACCCACTGAGGCGACGGCGAAAACTCGCTGAAGATGTCCCCGTGTACCACATCCGCCCCGCCGACCTCCTCAATAGCACCGTCCCGATTCGCTCACCTTCCTCTCACAAGCCCGCAGCGCTGATTTCATGTGTCTATGAGACACCTGATCTTACGTACCTGTAAGGTACCATTGACAAGCGCTCCGCCCATAGGGCATAATCGAGCCTGTAGTGTATCGCATGAAGAAAGTAGATTCGGCTTGATTTGAAATGAGGAGCGAAATGAGCAGAAGAAGAGTAATCCTGTGCTCGTGCCTTCTGGCGTTGCCCGCCCTGGGCGCAGCCCCGCTGCCGGAGTTGGCGATTCCCGATGGCTTCGGGGTCAATATCCATTTTCGCGGGGAGCCGGAGGACCTCGAGATGATCCGGGATGGCGGCTTCAGGTTCATCCGGATGGACCTGAGCTGGTCGGGCGTCGAAAGGCAAAAGGGTGCCTATGACTTCGGCAAAATCGGCTACGACGCCCTCACCGAAGGCTGCACCAAGCGCGGCATTCGCATCCTTTACATCCTCGACTACAGCAACAACCTCTACGAAGCCGAGCGCAGCGTCCGCACCGAGACCGGCCGCAAGGCATTCGCCGCCTTCTCAGAAGCGGCCGCCAGAAGGTACAGCGGCAAAGGCATCCTCTGGGAAATCTGGAACGAGCCCAATATCGAGCAGTTCTGGACCCCCCAGCCCAGCGCCGATGACTACTGCAAGCTCGTAGAGCTGACCGCCCCGCTGCTCAGAAAGGCCGACCCATCGGGTCTGGTAGTAGCGCCGGCCACGTCCGGAATACCATTCGACTGGCTCGAAGACTGCTTCAAGAGGGGGCTGCTCAAGTGGATTGACGTCCTCAGCATCCATCCATATCGTTCCCAGCCGCCCGAAACCGTCATCAAAGACTACGCCAGACTCCGCG encodes:
- a CDS encoding cellulase family glycosylhydrolase yields the protein MSRRRVILCSCLLALPALGAAPLPELAIPDGFGVNIHFRGEPEDLEMIRDGGFRFIRMDLSWSGVERQKGAYDFGKIGYDALTEGCTKRGIRILYILDYSNNLYEAERSVRTETGRKAFAAFSEAAARRYSGKGILWEIWNEPNIEQFWTPQPSADDYCKLVELTAPLLRKADPSGLVVAPATSGIPFDWLEDCFKRGLLKWIDVLSIHPYRSQPPETVIKDYARLRDLIKRYAPDNKPIPIISGEWGYSNINWNRKRLSEETQAQYLVREFLINLYQKIPVSIWYDWKNDGTNPDEREHHFGTVMHDLKPKAAYLAAKTLSNALAGYSIDGKLDLGDDRDFALKLTRGESRAIAFWTTGDKHRIKLPIPKGDGTLLDMLGKKREISWEEDDLELTASQSPQYLLIRR